The DNA window TCCTTGTCTTCCTGGCGGTTGGCGCGCTCGCGACGGGGGCGCTGTCTGCTTTCGCGAGCTGGCTTTTCCCGGGCAGTGTCTTCGCTTGCGTTCACCGGCGGGGTGATGTCAGCGCTTTCCTCGCCAGAAGCCTCATTGCTGCGCTGTTCGGCCGGCAAAGCATCTTCTGGTGCCTTGCTGCGGCGACGCTCTTGTGGTGAGCGCGGCTTGCGGTTGTTGGGACGACGCTTTGGACGTGCATTCTGGCTGCTATCCTGCTCTTGGCTGCTGTCGTCCTGGGATTGAGGGGCCGGCTTTTCCCGCTTTGGCGCATCTTCTTGATTGCTGGCGGCTTTACTGGTTTCGTCATCCCGGTTGCCGCGATTGTCATTGCGATTGCGGTTTTGCCGGTTGTCGCCGCCGCGGCGATTGTTGCGATTGCGCTGGTTGTTACGGCGCTCACCATTGCCCTTGGGCTGGCGTTTTTCTTCGCTGGGTTCTTGTGGCGCTTCAACCGGTTCTACTGGCGTCTCGAGTTTCGGCGGCTCACCGGCGAACAGGGTGGCAAGACCCTTGCCGAGACGGCTGAAGAAACCGGGTTGTTGGGGCGCCGACGGCGCGGCAGCTTCGGGTTTGGCCGCCACTGGTGCGACCGGGTCGGCGGCTGGTGCGACGGGAGAGGGCGCCTTTGGCGCTAATGTACGCACTACAGCAGCCGGCGCGGGCTGGGCCGGGGCGATTTCCTCTTCTTGCGCTTCGGCCTCTGCTTTCAACTCTGAAGCGATTTTGTAGCTGACCTCGGCTTCCTCTGACAGGTCATTTTCCCGCAGGCGCTGAACGTCAAAGTGGGGCGTTTCCAGCGTCGGGGTGGGAATGACCACCACGCGTACACCACAGCGCTGTTCAATGGCTTGAATGGCTTCGCGCTTTTCATTGAGCAGGTAGGCGCCGACATTGACCGGCACAATGGCACGGATTTCCGCGCTCTTCTCTTTATTGGCTTCTTCTTCAACCAGGCGGAGAATCGACAAGGCGAGGGATTTGGTGTCGCGAATCGTCCCTTGACCGCTGCAGCGAGGGCAGACTTTGGCGCTGGTTTCGCCCAGCGAGGGCCGCAGGCGCTGGCGGGACATTTCCAGCAGACCAAACCGTGAGATCCGGCCAACCTGAACCCGGGCGCGATCGGCCTCCATGGCATCTTTAACCCGGTTCTCGACTTCGCGCTGGTTTTTGGCCGCCATCATGTCGATGAAGTCGACCACGATCAGGCCGCCGATGTCGCGCAGGCGCAATTGCCGGGCAATCTCGTCGGCGGCTTCCAGGTTGGTCTGCAGCGCGGTTTCTTCGATATCGCCACCCTTGGTGGCCCGGGCAGAGTTGATATCGATTGATACCAGCGCCTCGGTCGGATCAATCACAATGGAGCCACCCGAGGGCAGCTGCACTTCACGGAGGAAGGCGGATTCGATCTGGCTTTCGATTTGGTAGCGGTTAAACAGCGGCACCGGGTCCTGGTAGAACCGAACCTTGTTTTTGTAGTGGGGCATGACCTGCTCAACGAAATGCATGGCTTCGTTGAAGGAATCTTCGCCATCAATCAACACTTGGTCGATATCGTCGCGCAGATAGTCGCGAATGGCGCGGATAATGACGTTGCTTTCCTGCAGGATCAGAATTGGGGCTTTGCGCTCGGTAGCGGCCTGCTTGATGGCGCTTGCCAAGTGGAGCAGGTAGTCCAAATCCCACTGTAATTCTTCGGAACTGCGACCGACACCCGCGGTGCGCACAATCACGCCCATGCCGTCCGGGATGGTAATGCTGCTAAGGGCGTCTTTGAGGGCGCTGCGATCTTCACCTTCAATGCGGCGGGAGATACCGCCCGCGCGGGGGTTGTTGGGCATCAGCACCATGTACCGGCCAGCGAGGCTGATGAAGGTGGTCAGGGCAGCGCCCTTATTGCCACGCTCTTCTTTCTCTACCTGGACGATAACTTCGGTGCCTTCCTTGACCAGATCTTTGATCTTGGCCCGACCGCTGACATCGGAGGGGGTGCGGTAGAAATATTCCTTGGAGATTTCTTTGAGGGGGAGAAAGCCGTGACGCTCGGCGCCAAAATCCACGAACGCCGCTTCAAGGCTGGGCTCCACCCGGGTGATGGTGCCTTTATAAATATTGGCTTTCTTTTGGACGCGGGTGCGGTTTTCAATATCCAGATCGTACAGTCGCTGGCCATCGACCAGGGCAACGCGCAACTCCTCTGGTTGAGTTGCATTGATTAACATTCTTTTCATGAGCAAATATCCCGAAATGCCGGGAATTGCTAGTCCGCTCATGTGACGGATCGTCTTCAAGCGCTTTGACTGGGCTGTCCTTGGGCCCTCAGGGGCCGGACCTGGTAACAAACTTCAGGTTTTTGGTTCAGCTCGGGGGTTCAATCCGCGCCAGTCAGGGGCTGGTCTTTCCAGCCCGTTCTTCGCACACTGCGCTCGGTTTTGGGAGGGCAGTAGCGGCGTGTTTCATCTATTACTATCGGGCGTCAATCGCACGCCAGTATTGGTAACGTCGTCTACGTCGCGTTTCAGAGTTCTGTCACATGCCGGTGACTAACAAATTCGGCAGTACTATTAAATTGTGCGCCGACACTAGGCTAGAATGCAGCCAGCGCACCAACTGTTCAAAAATTTAAGGGTGCTGCGAAACGATTCGCAGTGCGTACCCCACAGTACAGAACTGGCGGTTTTCCCTCACCTCATAGCCACGCTATGGCGGGAACCAAGCCCAATTCGTACCGGGCGGAATATATCAGCATTCAACTGGATTCTCAATGAGTTACGGGAGATTATCGTGGCCTCGGATGCCGTCATCAATCCTGCGGTTAAATTTCTGGCGGTATCCGCTGAGTTTGACGGTCAACGTATCGACAATTTCTTAGTTCGCGAATTAAAAGGCGTTCCTAAGTCAAAGATTTACAACATTATTCGGCGCGGCGAAGTCCGTGTTAACAAAGCGAGAGTGAAACCCGATACCAAATTGGTGGAGGGGGATACCGTGCGCATCCCGCCGGTCAGGCTGGCAGATCGGCCGGCAGAAAGCCGGGTTTCGGGCGACCTGGCAGACAAAATTCGCTCCTCGGTGTTGTATGAGGATGCCGGCCTGCTGATTATCGACAAGCCATCAGGGCTGGCAGTGCACGGCGGTAGCGGTGTTTCCCTTGGTCTGATCGAAAGTCTGCGCCAGGTTTTTCCCGAGCATCGTTCAATGGAATTGGTGCACCGCCTGGATCGTGATACTTCCGGCTGCGTGATGGTGGCAAAAAAGCGCTCGGTGCTTAAACAACTCCACGAAATGCTGAAAAGCAAGAAAGGCGTTGAGAAGCGATACCTAGCCGCGGTGGCGGGGAGTTGGCCAACCCGCAAAGTGCAGGTCAATGCGCCCTTGCAGAAAAATGTCCTGCAGTCCGGTGAGCGGATGGTCAGGGTGGAGCTGGAGGGCAAGCGGGCGCTGACCGAATACTCGGTGATCGCCAGGGAAGGGGGGGTGAGCTTGGTGGAAGCCCGGCCGATTACTGGCCGCACCCATCAAATCAGGGCTCACTGTCTGCATGCCGGTCATCCCATCCTGGGTGATGAAAAGTACGGCGATGACAACGCCAATCTGGCGGCAAAGCAGCGAGGGTTGCGGCGCTTGTTTCTGCATGCCCACAGCCTGGCGTTTGCCCTGGACGGGCGCCATATATCGGTTCAGGCGCCGCTGCCTACTGAATTAAAAGAATTTTTAGAAAAGTCAGGTATTTCTTTGTAATGCTTATTATTTTTGACTGGGATGGAACCCTGCTTGATTCTGAAGACAAGATTATTGCCTGCATGCAAAAAGCGGCAATAGAGTTGGGCTTACCGCCGCGCTCTGCTGGCGAAATTCGCAATATCATCGGGTTGGAGCTGAGCTTGGCGATTCGTCGCCTGCATCCGGATCTGAGTCGAGCTGCAGCCTTTGCGATGCGGGAGGCCTATTCCAAGGCCTTTACCAGCGCCGATGTCACGCCTTGTCCATTTTTTCCCAATGTCGAGGACAGCCTGCAGGCTTTGAAGCGTGAGGGGCACACCCTCTGTGTGGCTACCGGTAAAAGTCGGCGCGGCCTGGATCGGGTATTTCGCCATTTGCCGGTATCCCGTTTGTTCTCGGCAACACGTTGCGCGGACGAGACAGCATCCAAACCCGACCCACAAATGCTGTTGGAATTATGCGAGGTGTTTTCCGAGTCGCCCGAAGAGGCGTTAATGATTGGAGATACCGAATACGACCTGGAAATGGCCAGTCGAATCAATATGCCCCGCATTGGCGTGACCTACGGTGCGCATCAGATCAGTCGCCTGCGCCGGTGGCAGCCCCGGGCCTTGATTGACTGCATGAGCGAACTGCCGCCGATTGTTCAGCAGATTGCCCAGCGCAGTTCGGAGCATTATGGAATTTGGCCGCCGCGGCCCCAGTGAGCGGGCCGGCAGGGACGGCATGGCGACAGGAAGCGCCTGCGCTAACCTTCCGGAAATAGGCCGTAGCCCTCTTGGGCGAGAAAGTCGAGCAGGCGAATGACCGGCAGGCCTTGTAACGTGTTGGGGTCGGTTGCCTCAATCGATTTGAACAGGGCGATACCCAGGCCCTCAGACTTAAAACTGCCCGCGCAATCCAGCACATCCTCTCTTTCTAAATAGCCACTGATAAAGTCGGCAGACAGTGGCCGGAATTTCACCGTTACGGTTTCGCAGCTTTGTTGTCTGCGTCCAGTGGCGCTGTTGAGTAAACAGACGGCAGTGTGAAACAGCACGCTTTTTCCGGAGCAGGCGCTGAGCTGCTCAACGGCGCGTTGGCGGGTGCCGGGTTTGCCGAGGGGTTGGCCGTCCAGTTCCGCTACCTGATCGCTGCCGATGATCAGTGCGCGGGCATGATGCTGGGCGGCCGCATCGGCCTTCTCGCAAGCCAGGCGCAACGCGGTTTGTTGAGGTAATTCGCCCTTGATGGGGGATTCATCAATGTGGGTTGGGTGGCAGAGCGGGTCGAGGTGGAGTTTTTGCAGCATTGCCAGGCGATAGCGGGACTGGGAGGCAAGCACTAATAGCCGGCGATCCGGCGGAGTGGGGGTAGAATTCATTGGTGTCGATACCGGTGTTTTTGGGGTGGCAAGGTGTCGCAATAAGCGCGGCGTAAATGGGGCCATGGTGCAACGGCCCACTTCGGCGCAAATACTGACCCTAAATTACCGGATTTGTCGAGGAAACTCAGCGGTTTGCTTTGACAAGGCTAGGCGAAATCCCTATGATTGCGCGCCTATGCAAAGACAGCCCCTTCCCCGGCTGGTGGATGCGCGAAAATTCGCCGCCATCGGCACCGAGATAGCCGCTACGGAACCAGTTGTGGCGCTGACTCGTTTTAGGGAGGGATTGGCATCTGATCGTGGTGTGGTAGAGGTCGATTTTCACTTCTATCGCGACTTGCAGGGCTTTTACCGCCTCGACGGTAAACTCAATACTGAGGTCGATGTTGTCTGTGAGCGATGTTTGCAGGCAATGGCTATTGGTATCGAGGCTGATTTCCAGCTAGCGATTGTGTGGACCGATGAGCAGGCCAAGGCGTTACCCAAGTCTCTCGACCCTCTATTGGTGGGCGAAGAAGGATTGGTGCTCGCGGAGCTGTTACAGGACGAGTTGATTTTGAACACGCCCTTTGTCAACTACCACGACGTTGATCAGTGCTCGGCGCCGAACTCCGCAGAGTTCGCGCCCGCTGAAGACGAGGTGGAGGTTAAGGCGGAGGGCAGTTCGCCGTTTTCGGTGTTAGGGCAATTAAAGCCCAAAGACTAATTTTTAGTACGAGGAATTATTGAGCCATGGCTGTTCAGAAAAGTAAAAAGACACGTTCGCGCCGCGGAATGCGCCGTTCACACGACGCGTTGACTGGTGTTGCTCTGTCTGTTGATCAGACCAGCGGTGAAAAGCACCTGCGTCACAATGTGTCCGCAGACGGCTTCTACCGCGGCCGCAAAGTAGTTGCTGGCAAAGACGACTAAGTTGTTAAGTGGCATCACTGCGTCTCGCCGTTGATGCTATGGGCGGAGACTTCGGTCTCCGCTCCTCAATCCCTGCCGCTCTCGCGGCAATCAGCGAAAATCCCCGCCTACACATTACCCTCATCGGTGATAAGCACGCTATCGACGCCGCCATTCAGGGCAAGCGTTTCGATAGCACTCGTCTTGAGATTGTTCACAGTGATTGCGCGGTTGCGATGGATGAAAAGCCGTCGGTCGCGCTGCGCAAAAAACGTCATTCCTCCATGGGGATGGCGCTGGAAATGCTGAAGGATGGCCGCGCCAATGGCGTGGTCAGCGCTGGCAATACCGGTGCGCTCGTCGCCATGGGCTGTTTTATTGTTGAGCGCATTCCCGGCATTCGCCGCCCGGCCATCTGTGCGCCGATACCATCTCGCAGCGGGCACACCTTTGTTCTTGATCTGGGCGCCAACGTGGATGGCGATGCCGATGAGCTGCATCAGTTTGCGATTATGGGCAGCGCGCTGGCCTGTATATTGGACAACAAGCCGTCGCCCCGAGTCGCAGTGCTCAACATTGGCGAAGAGCTGTTGAAGGGCAAAGAGTATCTGCGCGATGCGGCCGAGTTGATCAGAAAAGACAACAGCTTGAATTATGCCGGCTTTGTTGAAGGTGGCGATATCCTCGGTAGCGCGGCCGATGTAGTTGTCTGCGAGGGCTTTGTTGGCAACGTCGCGGTGAAAGTGTGCGAGGGTACCGCACGGTTTATTGGCGAAGGACTGGCAAGCCAGTTCAAGCGCACGGTCTACGGACGTCTCGTGGGCGCGGCAGCCAAACCCTTGCTGCGTTCTTTTCGCCAACAAATCAATCCCGAGCGTTACAATGGCGCCGCCCTGCTAGGGCTGAAGGGCGTGGTAGTGAAAAGCCATGGTCGCTCCCATGCCCGCAGTTTTCAAAATGCCATCCGCCACGCTGTACAGGCGGTTGAGCTTGACCTTCCTGCCCGAATTGCCCGGCAGATCGAGGTGATGGTTGAGCATTAATTTCAATCACTGGTAGACCAAATAAGGAAGATGGAATGACAAGCAAGAAAGTCGCGTTCGTATTTCCGGGGCAAGGTTCCCAAAAGGTGGGAATG is part of the Spongiibacter taiwanensis genome and encodes:
- the rne gene encoding ribonuclease E produces the protein MKRMLINATQPEELRVALVDGQRLYDLDIENRTRVQKKANIYKGTITRVEPSLEAAFVDFGAERHGFLPLKEISKEYFYRTPSDVSGRAKIKDLVKEGTEVIVQVEKEERGNKGAALTTFISLAGRYMVLMPNNPRAGGISRRIEGEDRSALKDALSSITIPDGMGVIVRTAGVGRSSEELQWDLDYLLHLASAIKQAATERKAPILILQESNVIIRAIRDYLRDDIDQVLIDGEDSFNEAMHFVEQVMPHYKNKVRFYQDPVPLFNRYQIESQIESAFLREVQLPSGGSIVIDPTEALVSIDINSARATKGGDIEETALQTNLEAADEIARQLRLRDIGGLIVVDFIDMMAAKNQREVENRVKDAMEADRARVQVGRISRFGLLEMSRQRLRPSLGETSAKVCPRCSGQGTIRDTKSLALSILRLVEEEANKEKSAEIRAIVPVNVGAYLLNEKREAIQAIEQRCGVRVVVIPTPTLETPHFDVQRLRENDLSEEAEVSYKIASELKAEAEAQEEEIAPAQPAPAAVVRTLAPKAPSPVAPAADPVAPVAAKPEAAAPSAPQQPGFFSRLGKGLATLFAGEPPKLETPVEPVEAPQEPSEEKRQPKGNGERRNNQRNRNNRRGGDNRQNRNRNDNRGNRDDETSKAASNQEDAPKREKPAPQSQDDSSQEQDSSQNARPKRRPNNRKPRSPQERRRSKAPEDALPAEQRSNEASGEESADITPPVNASEDTAREKPARESRQRPRRERANRQEDKEARQNAVEQSSIAASEAAEVAETAVEDAPAPASVTAEVVVEKSVVETAATDTAGTEEVADQTPAAQVTAAEPAVATEAPAEPVEANVKEDVAATAEPQATENPEESKHSVAAEASQPAAPETAEQAPKASFEAANAAEIGTEGDQASDKADPVAAEATPEVDAPAPVIAPASAPAATVPSSTERVRPTGRAANDPRVAPKPVSQVDITTNRPRPPALDPSVMASPNPDRPVLPRAANDPRN
- a CDS encoding RluA family pseudouridine synthase, with translation MASDAVINPAVKFLAVSAEFDGQRIDNFLVRELKGVPKSKIYNIIRRGEVRVNKARVKPDTKLVEGDTVRIPPVRLADRPAESRVSGDLADKIRSSVLYEDAGLLIIDKPSGLAVHGGSGVSLGLIESLRQVFPEHRSMELVHRLDRDTSGCVMVAKKRSVLKQLHEMLKSKKGVEKRYLAAVAGSWPTRKVQVNAPLQKNVLQSGERMVRVELEGKRALTEYSVIAREGGVSLVEARPITGRTHQIRAHCLHAGHPILGDEKYGDDNANLAAKQRGLRRLFLHAHSLAFALDGRHISVQAPLPTELKEFLEKSGISL
- a CDS encoding HAD family hydrolase, whose protein sequence is MLIIFDWDGTLLDSEDKIIACMQKAAIELGLPPRSAGEIRNIIGLELSLAIRRLHPDLSRAAAFAMREAYSKAFTSADVTPCPFFPNVEDSLQALKREGHTLCVATGKSRRGLDRVFRHLPVSRLFSATRCADETASKPDPQMLLELCEVFSESPEEALMIGDTEYDLEMASRINMPRIGVTYGAHQISRLRRWQPRALIDCMSELPPIVQQIAQRSSEHYGIWPPRPQ
- a CDS encoding Maf family protein; the encoded protein is MNSTPTPPDRRLLVLASQSRYRLAMLQKLHLDPLCHPTHIDESPIKGELPQQTALRLACEKADAAAQHHARALIIGSDQVAELDGQPLGKPGTRQRAVEQLSACSGKSVLFHTAVCLLNSATGRRQQSCETVTVKFRPLSADFISGYLEREDVLDCAGSFKSEGLGIALFKSIEATDPNTLQGLPVIRLLDFLAQEGYGLFPEG
- a CDS encoding YceD family protein is translated as MQRQPLPRLVDARKFAAIGTEIAATEPVVALTRFREGLASDRGVVEVDFHFYRDLQGFYRLDGKLNTEVDVVCERCLQAMAIGIEADFQLAIVWTDEQAKALPKSLDPLLVGEEGLVLAELLQDELILNTPFVNYHDVDQCSAPNSAEFAPAEDEVEVKAEGSSPFSVLGQLKPKD
- the rpmF gene encoding 50S ribosomal protein L32, whose translation is MAVQKSKKTRSRRGMRRSHDALTGVALSVDQTSGEKHLRHNVSADGFYRGRKVVAGKDD
- the plsX gene encoding phosphate acyltransferase PlsX, with the translated sequence MASLRLAVDAMGGDFGLRSSIPAALAAISENPRLHITLIGDKHAIDAAIQGKRFDSTRLEIVHSDCAVAMDEKPSVALRKKRHSSMGMALEMLKDGRANGVVSAGNTGALVAMGCFIVERIPGIRRPAICAPIPSRSGHTFVLDLGANVDGDADELHQFAIMGSALACILDNKPSPRVAVLNIGEELLKGKEYLRDAAELIRKDNSLNYAGFVEGGDILGSAADVVVCEGFVGNVAVKVCEGTARFIGEGLASQFKRTVYGRLVGAAAKPLLRSFRQQINPERYNGAALLGLKGVVVKSHGRSHARSFQNAIRHAVQAVELDLPARIARQIEVMVEH